A segment of the Desulfomicrobium macestii genome:
GTCTTCAGGGCCGAGGCGTTCAGTTCCGGCACGGAGAAGCCCTTGTCTCCGGCAAAGCCGCAGCAGAAGATGTCTTCCGGCACGACCACCTTGGTGACGCACTTTCGCGCCAGCTCCACAAGCCTGCCCTCAAGACCCAGCTTGCGTGATGTGCAGGTCACGTGCAGGGCCACGCGCCTGTCCTGCTGGATGAAGGTCAGCTTGTCGTGCAGGTGTTCCAGCACGAAGACGCTCGGATCGAACATCTTCAACCTCGGGTCCAGCACCTCCTGCATGCGCTTCAGGCACGGGCTGGTATCGCACAGCACGGGCATGGCCCCGTTCTGGCTTGCGGCCAGGAGCGCCTCTTCGAGCTGGGCGCTCTTGACGTCGGCCTGGGCCACGAAGCCCTTGCTTTCAAAGGCCTGTCCACAACACAGCGCGGCCATGTTCTCGGGGTAGATCACTTCGTAGCCGGCCTTGCGCAGCACCCGCACCGTGGTCTCGGGCAGGGGGCGGATCTTTTCGCACCGGGACGGCCCCATGTTGCGGGCGATGCAGCTCGGGAAGTAGACCACTTTGAGCGGGTTGTCCGTGTTCACCTTTTCGCGGCGAATGCGGCTTATTCCGCCGGGCATCCGTTCGTTCCAGCGCGGGACGCGCTTGCCCGTCATGCGATGCAGGGTTTCGGAGGACACGTCCATGAACCTGGTCCCGGTCACGGCGTGCACCGCGTCCACGACCTGCAGCACTCCGGACACGGTCCGGGCCACCCCCGCGAAGTGCTCCCCGATCCAGTCGGCAGCTTTTTTCTGCCGGACGCTCGCGCTCTCGGCGCGCAGGGCCTTGGTCATCTTGCCCGTGTCGATGCCCACGGGACAGCGCGTGCCGCACAACCCGTCGGTGGCGCAGGTCCCGTCGCCCTGGTAGCCGTAGGCTTTCGTGAGCTTGGCCAGCTCCGCCTTGTGTTCGGGCTTGCCTTTCAAGCGCTGTATTTCGCGCCAGGATGTGATGCGCTGGCGCGGGGCCAGGGTGATGTGCTTGGAGGGGCAGATGGGCTCGCAGAAGCCGCACTCGATGCACTTGTCCACCAGTTCGTGGGCGGCGGGCAGGGGTTTTAAGTCCTTCAAGTGGGCCTTGGGGTCCGGGTTCAGGATGACGCCGGGGTTGAGGAGGGTCAGCGGATCGAAGATGCGCTTTACGTCCTGCATGAGGCGGTACGCGTCCTGGCCCCATTCCATCTCCACGAAGGGCGCCATGTTGCGGCCCGTGCCATGTTCGGCCTTGAGGGAGCCGTCGTACTTGTCGACGACCATGGTGGCCACGTCGTCCATGAGTTTGCTGTAGCGCTCGATCTCCTTCGGGTCTCCGAAGTCCTGGGTGAAGACGAAATGCAGGTTGCCTTCAAGGGCGTGGCCGAAGATGATGGCCTCGGAGTAGCCGTATTTTTCCAGCAGCCCCTGCAACTCAAGGGTCGCGTCGGCCAGGCGCTCGATGGGGAAGGCCACGTCCTCGATGATGACCGTGGTGCCGGTGGCGCGCACCGAGCCGACGGCCGGGAAGAGGCCCTTGCGGATGTTCCACAGCTTGGCGAATTCCTGGGGCACGGGCGTGAACTCGATGTCGCGGACCATCTTCACCCCTTCAAGGGCGGCCCTTATGGTCTCGATCTGGGCGTCAAGCCCCGCCTTGTCCTCGGCGCGGGTCTCCACCAGCAGCGCGGCGGCGCTTTCGCTCAGTTCCTTCAGGTAGGGCGGCATGCCGTCCTTGTCCTGCACGGACCTGAGCGCCGGGCGGTCCATCAGTTCCACGGCCGCCACGGGCTGTTTCTTCAAAATGATGGTCGCTTCGCAGGCCGTGCGGATGTCCGGGAAGAGCATCAGCGCCGAGGCCTTGTGCGCGTGCTCGGTCACGGTGCGGTAGGTGACCTTGGAGATGAAGGCCAACGTCCCCTCGGAGCCCACCAGCAGGTGTTTGAGGATGTCGAAGGGATCCTCGAAGTCGACCAGGGCGTTTAGGCTGTAGCCGGTGGTGTTCTTGATCTTGAACTTGTGGCGGATGCGCGCCTCAAGCTCCGGAGCCGCCATGACCCGGTTGCGCAGGTCCGCAAGTCCGTTCACGATTTCCGGGTGCTTTTCGGTAAACCTGCGTTTGGACTCGTCGTCTCCCGTGTCCAGAACGGTGCCGTCGACAAGAATGAGGCGCAGCTCTTCAAGGGTCTGATAGCTGTTCTCGGCCACGCCGCAGCACATGCCGCTGGCGTTGTTGGCCAGGATGCCGCCGATCTTGCAGCTGTCGATGGAAGCCGGGTCCGGGCCGATTTTCTTGCCGAAGGGGGCCAGGGTGCGGTTGGCGTGGGCGCCGATGATGCCGGGTTCGAGGTCGATGCGTCGGGCCTGGTCATAGACCCGGCAGCCAAGCCAGCCTTCGCCCAGACGAATCAGCACCGAGTCCGTCACGGCCTGGCCGGAGAGGCTGGTGCCTGCCGCGCGAAACGTCACGGGAATGCGGCTTTTGTATGCCAGGCGCAGGATGCGGGCCACCTCCTCCTCGGATTCCACGTTGATGACGATCTTCGGCACGAGGCGATAAAAGCTTGCGTCGGTGCCGTAGGCCAGCAGACGCAAGGGATCGGTGATGATGCGCGCGATGGGGACAAAAGCGGCCACCGCGTTGTGAAAGGCACGATACTTCGAATCAAGCATGAGCGTCTCCCGTGTTGTTGATAAACGATACTGATAATAATATTTGAAAACAAAAATTCTGACAAGATCAATCTGTTTTTCATGCAACAGCGCTTCCCTTAAATTTAACCGTCCGTTTTGATTCGTTTTATCCCGGCATCGGATGCGATTCACAAGAAACCGCACGCGCCTGCATGCTTCAGGGCGCAAGTCCATGTCGACATGCCGGACCGGAGGGCATAACCACATGTGGTGGTCGGCGTGGCGGCGGAATCCGTCTTTTTGCTTGCATCGGGCGGTCCGGCCTTGCTAGCCGTCAGTCCGGCCCTGCTGCTCATGATATTTCAATGCATGTCATTATTTCAGGAGTTTTACCCATGAATCTTTCCTGCTTCAAAGCCTACGACATTCGCGGACGCGTCCCGGATGAACTCGATGAGGCCCTGGCGTATCGCATCGGCCGGGCCTATGCCGCGTTCCTGAATCCCGACCGGGTGGTTGTCGGACACGATATCCGCCTGTCGAGCCCGGCCATGGCCGAGGCCGTGACCAAAGGCTTGCGCGATTCGGGCGTGGATGTTTTCACCCTGGGCGAGAGCGGCACCGAGGAAGTGTATTTCGCGGTTTTCGATCAGGGGCTGGACGGCGGCATCATGGTCACGGCCAGTCACAATCCCAGGGACTACAACGGCATGAAGTTCGTGCGCGAAGAGTCCCGCCCCATCAGCGGGGACACGGGTCTTTTCGCCATCCGCGACCTGGCGGCGGCCGGGGAATTCAAGGTCGCGCAGCGAAGCGGTCAGCTGCATGAACTCAAAATGCGCCCGCGCTACATCGATCATCTTTTGTCCTATGTGGATCGCGACGTGCTGCGTCCCCTGTCCATCGTGGTCAATGCCGGGAACGGCGGAGCCGGGAGCATAGTGGACCTGCTGGAGCGCAGGCTGCCCTTCAAGTTCCACAAGCTTCTGCACAAGCCCGACGGCAATTTTCCGGCCGGCGTGCCCAATCCCCTGCTGCCGGAAAACAGGGAACTCACCGCCCGGGCCGTGATCGAGCACAAGGCGGACCTGGGGCTGGCCTGGGATGGGGATTTCGACCGCTGCTTTTTCTTCGACGGCAGCGGGCGCTTCATCGAAGGCTACTATCTGGTTGGTCTTCTGGGCGAAGCGTTCGCGCGCAAGGTTCCCGGGGCGGGCATCATCCACGATCCGCGCCTGACCTGGAACACCATCGCCGCCGTCAAGGCGGCCGGGGGCAGGCCCATCATGTCCAAGACCGGACACGCCTTCATCAAGGAGCGCATGCGCCTGGAGGACGCTGTCTATGGCGGCGAGATGAGCGCGCATCACTACTTCCGCGATTTCGCCTACTGCGATTCGGGCATGATCCCCTGGCTTTTGGTGGCCGAGCAGATTTCGCGCACGGGCAAGTCCCTGGCCGAACTGGTGGATCAGGCCATGACCGCATATCCGGCCAGCGGCGAGATCAACCGCCGGGTAAAGGACGCGACCGCAGCCATCGCCGCCGTGGAGGAGCGGTTTGCCGCCCAGGGGGGGCGCCGTGACGATACCGACGGATTGAGTCTTGAGTTTGATCAGTGGCGCTTCAACCTGCGCTCTTCCAACACAGAGCCGGTGCTGCGCCTCAACGTCGAGTCGCGCGGGGACAGGGCGCTCATGGACGAGAAGACCGAGGAAATTCTTGGTATTGTGGATTCCATGGGCTGAATGGACCGGATGGGTCGGCTGGATCGGATGGGCAGGAAGGATCTGGGGATGCCCGGAGCTCGGGAGGGCGAAGTTTTAAAGCTTCGCCCTCTCTTTTTTGGGGAGTTACTGCGCGAAGACCTTCTTGAGCAGGTCCGTGGTTCTGGCGGCAGGATTGGTGCGGATGGCGGCCTCTTCCTTGGCCACGTAGTGGAAGATGCCGTCCATGCCCTTCTCCACGACGTAATCCGAGAGGTTGGCTTTGGCGTCGGGCATGAAGGGCAGGGCCTTGTACTGCCCCATCATGTTGTCATAGGCCTGCACCGCGCCCGCATCGGCCAGGGTGGCGTCGACGATGGGTTTCATTTCCTTGGACAGGCCAGGGCCCATGGACTTGCGGAAGTACTGGGTGGCCGAGTCCTCGGGGCCGCTCAGGATTTTCTGGGCGTCCTCTATGGTCATGGCCGAAATGGCATCCACGAAGAGGGCCTTGGCCTTGGGCGTGGCCTGTTCGGCGGCGCGGTTGAGTTTTAGCTCCAGGTCATCGACGAGGCTCGAATAGCCTGCGGCCTTGAGGGCTTTTTGCACCGTGGCCAGTTGCCCCGGCAGGGGGATGTGGATGGCCTTGTCCGTGTTGAAGCCGTCCGTTTGGCCAAGCTTTGCGACCACGTTCTCGGTACCCACGCGCAGGGCTTCCTTGAGGCCGTCGCCCATTTCACCCTGGGACAGGGAGCCGGTCTTGGCTCCGCCTCCCGAGGAAAGCAGCCCGAGCCCCTGTTGCAGGAGACTGTTCTGGGCCCATCCTGAAACGCCGACAAGCAGCAGCATCGTGACCAGGGCGCAGACGATTTTCAGATTCGGCAGTTGGACACGTATGGACATGGGACCTCCAGTGTTGATGAATGGATGAACTAACCTAGGTGCGATCGGGGCTTGCGGGCAAGGGAAAAATGCAGCTGGAGATGATCAGAAGTCGTATCGCAATCCCATGGTCAGGATATTGTTTCCGCCTTTGTCGGCGAACATTCCGTAGCCGGACGAGCGGTGATGCAGACGCAAGAGGGTGGACCATCTGGATTCCGGCAAGGCAAAGGCGGCCTCGAGGTGCCAGAAAAGAAGGAACTGTTCGCTGTCGCCGCTTTTTTGTCTTTCGTAATCGGGCAGCTTCGTGGCGTAAGACGGACCGAGTCCGTATGCCAGGCTTGTTTCCAGAAATTTGTTCCAGGGGAAATATTCCCAGCGGGCGGTCAGGATGGGTGCATTGAATTCAAAATGATCCTGGATGCCGAAATGCCGGGCCACGTTGGCCTCTAGCTCAAGGGACCAGAGACGGTTGGACGGACGGTAGAATGTCCAGCCAAGGGCCCCTGCCAGGATGTGCGAATCGACCACGTCGGCTTGTCCGGAAATGGACTGGCGCCAGTTGTCGTCGGTCATGACGCCGCCGTAAAGGCTGGCTGAGAATTCGTATTCAGATGAAGCAGATGCGTTGCCGCAATGCATGCCCAGAATCCCGGCGATCAGCAAAAAAAGAATTTTTGTGGAATGTATATGGTTCATGGTTACCTTCTCCACGGTCAAGTCCGCGCGGCCTTGTCAAAGGAGGAGCCTTGTTCATGCCTGGCGGTTTTGTTCTCAAACGGAAAATGATTTTTGAACGGAAGGTAAACGCAAAAAAGGCAACGGGCAAGTTTCGCGGAGAATGGCGGGCAAGGAAAAATGGATGGCGCGCCTTGCTGCGGGCGCAATGCTTCAACTTGTTTCGTCGAGCAGGGTGCCTGTGTCGCGCATGAGGAGGCGGATCAGGATTTCCTCCAGGGACAGGACCGGCGTCTGTCGCCGCGCCTCCACGGCCTGATCGAGCAGGTCCGCCTGGGAATCGAGGGCCGTGGCCTGGTAGTTCAGCCCGTCTTCGCGCTGGGAGTAGACTTCCTCAAGGGTGGTCATGTCCCCGATGTGGAGGGAGAGGGTGTCCAGTTCGGTTTGCAGGCTGCCTGCCGGATTGTCTTCCAGGGCCGCGCCGTCAAGTGCGGCAAGACCGGTGGCGTCGAGTTTCTGGAAGGTCACGTCGAAGCCGCCGTCCGCGCCCTGGGCGAACGACTGGATGAAGACATTGCCGTCCGCGTCGATCTGGTCGGTGCCCCATCGCGTATCGTCGAGCAGGGAGATGCCGTTGTACTGGGTCGATTCGATGATGCCGGTGATCTTGTCGCGCAGGGCGTTGTACTGCGTGGCGACATCCGCGGAGTATGCCAGATCGCCGTCCTTGACCTGCTGGGCGAGGCTCTGCATTTCCTCTAAAGTGCTTTTGATCGTGCCCACCGCGCCAGCCGCGATGCCGACCATGGAGGAAGCTTCCTGCACATTTTTGCCAGCCTGGCGGATGGCCGCGCTGTCCGAGCGCAGCCTTCCGGTGATGGCCTCGTCGTAGGGGTTGGTCAGGGGCTTGACCGGTTGCTGCCCAAGTATCATTTCGCGCAGGTTGGTGCCCACCGATGAACCCTGGAAGTAGACGTTCATGAGCAGATCCTGCTGCCACATCTGGGTGGCGGTGGAAACGACGAAGAGTTTTTGCAGATCGCTTAAGGCCATGAAAACCTCTTTACGGGCGCTTGTTATCGAAGCAGGCGGATTCCGGTGGACATTCCTAACCAATCGGATGATTTTTAAAAGTCATTAATAGACGACTTCCTCCAGCGTGAGCCCCCGTGCCGGGGCCGTGGCCGGGGCCTTGCGGCGGTCACATCCTTCAAGGATGGCGCGGACTTCGCCGGGGCCCAGCCCGCCTCGGCCCGCTTCGGCAAGCAGCCCCATGAGGTTGCGGACCATCTGCTTCAAAAAGCCATCGGCCTGAAAGCGGAAGACCCATTCCGCCGGGCTCTGCCCCTGGGTGCGCAGAATGGGTTCGAGGGTGCGCACGGTGCCTTTGATCTCCGTGCCGGCGTTCTGGAACGCCGCGAAATCGTGGGTTCCGGCCAGCTCTTGCGCGGCCTGGTCCATGGCCTCGAAATCAAGCCCGCGAACAGCCCAGACAAAGGGCGCCCGCTGCGGCAGAATAAAGTGCGGCTCGGTCCAGAGGGTGTAGGCGTAACGCTTGGAGCGGACCGAGAAGCGCGCATGAAAATCCTCGGTCACTTCCACTGCGTCGAGAATGGCGATGTCGTCTGGCAGCATGGCGTTCAGGGCCTGTTGCCAGGGGATGTGCGCCTTGGACTCCGGGACGTCGAAGTGGGCCACCTGCGCCAGGGCATGCACGCCCGAGTCCGTGCGTCCGGAGCCGTGAACCCGCACCAGTTCGCCGCAGATGCGGGTCAGCTTATCCTCGATGGTGCCCTGGATGGTCGCGCCCTGGCCCTGAATCTGCCAGCCCTGGTAGCGGGTGCCGACGTAGGCCACGGTAAGCCTGATGCGCGGCATTCCTCAGTTCCCGTTCTCGCCGGTCTGCAGCCGGGTCAGGGCCGCGGAGAGCGCTGCCGCGCGATCGGCCCGCACCGAGGACAGGATTTCTCCCGCCTTGCGGCCGCTCATCCCTGCCAGGATTCTGACGGCGATGGGTTCTTCCAGGGTTTGCAGCACCACCGCCGCCTGCTTGGGCTTCATGTTCGAATAGACGTCGATCAGATGCGCCATCTTTTCGTCCTGGATGCTTGCGGCGGAATCGATCAGGTTTTGCATCCTGATTTCAAGCTTCCGTAATGTGGTGAGCTTTTGATCGACTTGAGCTTCCAGTGCCTTCAGTTCCGCTTCTTTCTTGGCCAGTGCCTGTTCCCGTGCATTGAGGTCCTGGGGCTGATTTGCCTGAGCGTCGGAATCGGTGGCGTTGTCCGGCGTGGAGGGCGCGGCAGGCTCCTGCGCCAGGGCCTGGCTTGCGGCAATGGCCGGCCGGACGATCACGGGCTGCAGCAAGGGATTGTCGGGGAGGGTGGGTGGAATCCAGAGCAGGCAGATGGCGGCCAGCTTGACGGCCGCGAGGGCGATGAAAGCCTGGACCAGCCTAGTAAGGCGTGCGCCCGTGGCGGAGGGTGCCTGTTTCGTCGAATTCCTTTTGCTCTTTTCTCTGTTCTTCCTGAACATGTTTTTCTGCCTGTTTGGCCCGGAGTTTCTCCAGGAGTTTGCGGTCCTTGGCTTTTGTCACCAGTTCGAGCCGACGGGTTTCGGCCAGCTTTTGCAGTTCGACAAGTTTTGCCTGTGCCTGTGTTTTGTCAAGTTCCAGACGTTTTCGCCAGCCCGACCAGAGCCACAGCTCCGGTTGGGTCATTTGTTTGATCGCGCTGAGTTCGACAAGGCAGGCTTCCAGGTCTTTGTGCAGGGCATCGACACGCAGTTTCTGTTCCGCGACCTGTTGTCTGGTAAGGCTCAAGGCCAGTTTTGCCTGGTCTTCGAGCTGCCTGCGGTATTCCAGGATTTTTTCAAGTTTGAACAGAAAGGGGCGTGCCATGTCGGTATGTCAGCAAAAAGCGTGCACAAAAAAGCCCGGCCATACCGGCCGGGCTTCGTGAAGCTTATGGCCGCTGGATGCTAGGCGGCGCTGGCGGCCGCGATATAGCCCTGGCGCAGGGACTCGATGAGTTCCTTCACGGAGATGATGGCGTTCACCCTGTATGCGTTGGCGCCCGCAAAGGCGAAACCGTGCTTGAGCTGTCCCTTCTTGGCGTTCACCAAGGCGAGCGCGATGCAATAAGGGCTTTTGGTGTAGTCGCAGGAACTGATGCAGTGGAACGGGCACTTGAAAGGCTTTTTGAGGCCGCTGGTCACATCGTCGAGAAAGGGTCCGCTGACCGCTCGTCCGGGCAGGCCCACCGGGCTCTTGATGATCTGGATGTCTTTTTCCGTGGCGTTTACGTAGCTTTCCTTGAACTTGATGTCCGCGTCGCATTCGTGAGTGGCCACGAAGCGCGTGCCCATCTGCACGCCCGCCGCGCCCATCTGCAGGTACTTGTGGATATCCGCGCCGTCATAGACGCCGCCCGCGGCGATGACCGGGATGGGGCGTCCGGCTTTGGCCTCGAATTCGCGCACGGCCTCGATGACCTCGGGTACGGTCTTTTCAAGCGAGAATTCTGGATCGTCGATCTGTTCCGGCTTGAAGCCGAGGTGCCCACCGGCCTTGGGGCCTTCGACCACGAAGGCGTCGGGCAGATAATCGAACTTCGACAGCCATTTCTTGCAGATGATGCTGGCGGCCCGGGCCGAGGAGATGATGGGCACGAGCTTGGTCTTGGCTCCGTCCTTGATGTAGGAGGGCAGGTCCAGGGGCAGGCCGGCGCCAGCGAAGATGATGTCCGCGCCTTCCTTGATGGATGTCTTGACCAAGTCGCTGAAGTTGGTCAGGGCGACCATGATGTTCACGCCCAGGATGCCGTCGGTCACTTCGCGGGCCTTGCGCAGTTCGCGGGCCAGGGCGCGCGTGTTCGCTTCGCGGTAATTGCTTCCGATATCGGGCTCGCCCATGCCGATCATGGCGGCGGCGATGACGCCGATGCCGCCTTCCTTGGCCACGGCCGAAGCCAGCCCGGAAAGGGAGATGCCAACACCCATGCCGCCCTGGATGATGGGGATTTTTGCAACAAGATCACCGATCTTGAGTTGTGGGAAGTCCATTGTGTTCTCCTGTATGGATTGCGCCGTGTGGTCGGCGGGAAGTGAAGAGCTTGAGTGACCACTTAATAAAGGCGTTTGTGGCGCTGCTAACTCAAAAAAAAAGGGGGGTCAATGAAGGCCCCTCGGCCTGGTTATTTGCCGATCAGCACGCATGGTTTTCGGACTTATGCTAAGGTCCTGAACAGTCGTTCAAAAACGTGTGATACGTACCAATACTTACCAGATCGGCAGGGAGAGGGGAAGAAGAACGCAGATCTCCCCTGCAATGATGGCGGCTCCCAGAAAATCGCCGTTCACGCCTCCCTGTTTGCGGCCCAGGGCCAGCAGCGCGGCCAGGACGGCAACGGTCGTCGCGAGGGTCGCGGCCAGATGGCTCGGGGCCAGGGCCAGGGCCGGGAGCAGGGTGGTGCATCCGCCCACGATCAGGGCAGAGCGCGTCGCCCCCTGCACGGCGTTTTGTCCGAGGCCCGGACGGGACAGGTTTTGGCTCATGCGGGCCAGCACCAGACAGGAAAACCGGCCAAAAACAGGGGCAAGGATGAGCGCCGACCATGCATCGCGGGAAACGGCTGCTTCAAAGAGCGCGGTCTGAAGCCCAAGGCCCAAAATGAGGCCCATGGTCCCGAAGGCACCGATGTGGCTGTCCTTGACGATGGTCCAGAAGCGTTCGCCCGTCGCGCCGCTGCCCCATCCATCCCACAGGTCGGCCCAGCCGTCCCAGTGCAGGCCCCGTGTCAGGTAGATGTTGAGTCCGGTCAGAATCCAGGCCAGGACCCAAGGAGAGAGCGGGAGCCGGGAGCAAAGAGCCAGGATCAGTCCGAGGAGCAGCCCCACCATCGGATACATGGGCATGGATTTGCTGATGGCCTCGGAGGTGGTGATATGGGCGCGGCCCAGGCGGGTCAGGAAAGTCAGGGCCACGAGGAAGTCTTTGAGCGGATTCACGGGTGCGGGGTGTCCTTTCGGGTCAGGCGGATGTTCAGGCCGGGGGCAAGGCCAAGGGTACGGGCGCAGTCGCCCTGGTTCACCGCCAGTTCCAGCACGCCCTGACTGCCCGCCAGGAGGCCGATCTGTCCGGGAGCGAGGCTCGCGTAGGCGACAGCCTTGACGACGGTTCTGCC
Coding sequences within it:
- a CDS encoding FAD-binding and (Fe-S)-binding domain-containing protein, translated to MLDSKYRAFHNAVAAFVPIARIITDPLRLLAYGTDASFYRLVPKIVINVESEEEVARILRLAYKSRIPVTFRAAGTSLSGQAVTDSVLIRLGEGWLGCRVYDQARRIDLEPGIIGAHANRTLAPFGKKIGPDPASIDSCKIGGILANNASGMCCGVAENSYQTLEELRLILVDGTVLDTGDDESKRRFTEKHPEIVNGLADLRNRVMAAPELEARIRHKFKIKNTTGYSLNALVDFEDPFDILKHLLVGSEGTLAFISKVTYRTVTEHAHKASALMLFPDIRTACEATIILKKQPVAAVELMDRPALRSVQDKDGMPPYLKELSESAAALLVETRAEDKAGLDAQIETIRAALEGVKMVRDIEFTPVPQEFAKLWNIRKGLFPAVGSVRATGTTVIIEDVAFPIERLADATLELQGLLEKYGYSEAIIFGHALEGNLHFVFTQDFGDPKEIERYSKLMDDVATMVVDKYDGSLKAEHGTGRNMAPFVEMEWGQDAYRLMQDVKRIFDPLTLLNPGVILNPDPKAHLKDLKPLPAAHELVDKCIECGFCEPICPSKHITLAPRQRITSWREIQRLKGKPEHKAELAKLTKAYGYQGDGTCATDGLCGTRCPVGIDTGKMTKALRAESASVRQKKAADWIGEHFAGVARTVSGVLQVVDAVHAVTGTRFMDVSSETLHRMTGKRVPRWNERMPGGISRIRREKVNTDNPLKVVYFPSCIARNMGPSRCEKIRPLPETTVRVLRKAGYEVIYPENMAALCCGQAFESKGFVAQADVKSAQLEEALLAASQNGAMPVLCDTSPCLKRMQEVLDPRLKMFDPSVFVLEHLHDKLTFIQQDRRVALHVTCTSRKLGLEGRLVELARKCVTKVVVPEDIFCCGFAGDKGFSVPELNASALKTLAEKVEDCTEGYSTSRTCEIGLALHGGIPYRNILYLVDECTA
- a CDS encoding phosphohexomutase domain-containing protein; its protein translation is MNLSCFKAYDIRGRVPDELDEALAYRIGRAYAAFLNPDRVVVGHDIRLSSPAMAEAVTKGLRDSGVDVFTLGESGTEEVYFAVFDQGLDGGIMVTASHNPRDYNGMKFVREESRPISGDTGLFAIRDLAAAGEFKVAQRSGQLHELKMRPRYIDHLLSYVDRDVLRPLSIVVNAGNGGAGSIVDLLERRLPFKFHKLLHKPDGNFPAGVPNPLLPENRELTARAVIEHKADLGLAWDGDFDRCFFFDGSGRFIEGYYLVGLLGEAFARKVPGAGIIHDPRLTWNTIAAVKAAGGRPIMSKTGHAFIKERMRLEDAVYGGEMSAHHYFRDFAYCDSGMIPWLLVAEQISRTGKSLAELVDQAMTAYPASGEINRRVKDATAAIAAVEERFAAQGGRRDDTDGLSLEFDQWRFNLRSSNTEPVLRLNVESRGDRALMDEKTEEILGIVDSMG
- a CDS encoding DUF4197 domain-containing protein, with amino-acid sequence MSIRVQLPNLKIVCALVTMLLLVGVSGWAQNSLLQQGLGLLSSGGGAKTGSLSQGEMGDGLKEALRVGTENVVAKLGQTDGFNTDKAIHIPLPGQLATVQKALKAAGYSSLVDDLELKLNRAAEQATPKAKALFVDAISAMTIEDAQKILSGPEDSATQYFRKSMGPGLSKEMKPIVDATLADAGAVQAYDNMMGQYKALPFMPDAKANLSDYVVEKGMDGIFHYVAKEEAAIRTNPAARTTDLLKKVFAQ
- a CDS encoding flagellin, coding for MALSDLQKLFVVSTATQMWQQDLLMNVYFQGSSVGTNLREMILGQQPVKPLTNPYDEAITGRLRSDSAAIRQAGKNVQEASSMVGIAAGAVGTIKSTLEEMQSLAQQVKDGDLAYSADVATQYNALRDKITGIIESTQYNGISLLDDTRWGTDQIDADGNVFIQSFAQGADGGFDVTFQKLDATGLAALDGAALEDNPAGSLQTELDTLSLHIGDMTTLEEVYSQREDGLNYQATALDSQADLLDQAVEARRQTPVLSLEEILIRLLMRDTGTLLDETS
- the truA gene encoding tRNA pseudouridine(38-40) synthase TruA, coding for MPRIRLTVAYVGTRYQGWQIQGQGATIQGTIEDKLTRICGELVRVHGSGRTDSGVHALAQVAHFDVPESKAHIPWQQALNAMLPDDIAILDAVEVTEDFHARFSVRSKRYAYTLWTEPHFILPQRAPFVWAVRGLDFEAMDQAAQELAGTHDFAAFQNAGTEIKGTVRTLEPILRTQGQSPAEWVFRFQADGFLKQMVRNLMGLLAEAGRGGLGPGEVRAILEGCDRRKAPATAPARGLTLEEVVY
- a CDS encoding MotE family protein, which translates into the protein MFRKNREKSKRNSTKQAPSATGARLTRLVQAFIALAAVKLAAICLLWIPPTLPDNPLLQPVIVRPAIAASQALAQEPAAPSTPDNATDSDAQANQPQDLNAREQALAKKEAELKALEAQVDQKLTTLRKLEIRMQNLIDSAASIQDEKMAHLIDVYSNMKPKQAAVVLQTLEEPIAVRILAGMSGRKAGEILSSVRADRAAALSAALTRLQTGENGN
- the fliJ gene encoding flagellar export protein FliJ, giving the protein MARPFLFKLEKILEYRRQLEDQAKLALSLTRQQVAEQKLRVDALHKDLEACLVELSAIKQMTQPELWLWSGWRKRLELDKTQAQAKLVELQKLAETRRLELVTKAKDRKLLEKLRAKQAEKHVQEEQRKEQKEFDETGTLRHGRTPY
- a CDS encoding NAD(P)H-dependent flavin oxidoreductase; protein product: MDFPQLKIGDLVAKIPIIQGGMGVGISLSGLASAVAKEGGIGVIAAAMIGMGEPDIGSNYREANTRALARELRKAREVTDGILGVNIMVALTNFSDLVKTSIKEGADIIFAGAGLPLDLPSYIKDGAKTKLVPIISSARAASIICKKWLSKFDYLPDAFVVEGPKAGGHLGFKPEQIDDPEFSLEKTVPEVIEAVREFEAKAGRPIPVIAAGGVYDGADIHKYLQMGAAGVQMGTRFVATHECDADIKFKESYVNATEKDIQIIKSPVGLPGRAVSGPFLDDVTSGLKKPFKCPFHCISSCDYTKSPYCIALALVNAKKGQLKHGFAFAGANAYRVNAIISVKELIESLRQGYIAAASAA
- a CDS encoding adenosylcobinamide-GDP ribazoletransferase, with amino-acid sequence MNPLKDFLVALTFLTRLGRAHITTSEAISKSMPMYPMVGLLLGLILALCSRLPLSPWVLAWILTGLNIYLTRGLHWDGWADLWDGWGSGATGERFWTIVKDSHIGAFGTMGLILGLGLQTALFEAAVSRDAWSALILAPVFGRFSCLVLARMSQNLSRPGLGQNAVQGATRSALIVGGCTTLLPALALAPSHLAATLATTVAVLAALLALGRKQGGVNGDFLGAAIIAGEICVLLPLSLPIW